From Aerosakkonema funiforme FACHB-1375, one genomic window encodes:
- a CDS encoding cytochrome P450, with the protein MFDNPEFIANPYPTYSDLRSHSPIHWVDILGGAWLLPRYDDVVNALRDPRLSAQQSDLFFADFPPEMQGEFAEFNRIFGMWLLSLDGAEHNRVRKLMNKGFKMALQNLRPRIQKVTDLLLDRVQATGEFDLMRDFALPFPMLVMAEMLGVDSQDRDDFISWSEDILIIADAPQVTLELARQAQKSLIALNEYFRTIIAERRQNPGDDLISFLIHAEEDSVLTTDEVIAQSSQLIAAGYASIRNFLGNGIYLLLKHIDQWEILRNNPSLMPNALRELLRYESSAQFATRFAREDFFLHDRLIKKGQTVIALIGSANRDPEKFPNPDVLDITRNADHHLAFGYGAHACLGATLTYIQAEIAFLTVIQRMPNLRLVNDTPEWNPGLLFRGFNSLPLLF; encoded by the coding sequence ATGTTTGACAATCCCGAATTTATCGCCAACCCTTACCCAACTTACAGCGATCTGCGATCGCACAGCCCAATCCATTGGGTTGATATTTTGGGCGGAGCTTGGCTATTACCACGTTATGACGATGTTGTCAATGCTTTGCGCGACCCGCGCCTTTCCGCCCAACAAAGCGACTTGTTTTTTGCCGATTTTCCCCCTGAAATGCAAGGAGAATTTGCCGAATTCAATCGCATTTTTGGGATGTGGTTGCTATCTCTTGACGGTGCGGAACACAATCGCGTGCGTAAGCTGATGAACAAAGGGTTTAAGATGGCGCTGCAAAATCTGCGACCCCGGATTCAAAAAGTAACCGATTTGCTGCTCGATCGCGTGCAAGCTACCGGAGAATTCGACTTGATGCGCGATTTTGCCCTGCCTTTCCCCATGCTGGTGATGGCGGAAATGCTGGGGGTAGATTCTCAGGATCGAGATGATTTCATTTCCTGGTCGGAAGATATTCTCATCATAGCAGATGCGCCGCAAGTTACCCTGGAATTGGCACGCCAAGCTCAAAAAAGTTTGATCGCCCTTAACGAATATTTTCGCACTATCATTGCAGAACGGCGTCAGAATCCGGGCGACGATTTGATTAGTTTTTTGATTCACGCGGAAGAAGATTCTGTTCTGACAACTGATGAAGTTATCGCCCAATCTTCCCAATTAATTGCGGCTGGATATGCTTCGATTCGCAATTTTTTGGGCAATGGAATATACTTGTTGTTGAAGCATATTGACCAATGGGAAATCTTGCGGAATAACCCATCTTTAATGCCAAATGCTTTGCGAGAATTGTTGCGTTATGAAAGTTCGGCTCAATTTGCCACTCGCTTTGCTAGGGAAGATTTCTTTCTGCACGATCGACTAATTAAAAAAGGCCAAACAGTGATCGCCTTAATCGGTTCCGCCAATCGCGACCCGGAGAAATTTCCCAATCCCGACGTTTTGGATATCACTCGCAACGCCGACCATCATCTCGCTTTCGGCTACGGCGCACACGCTTGTCTGGGCGCTACCCTCACCTACATTCAAGCGGAGATTGCTTTCCTGACTGTAATTCAAAGAATGCCGAATTTACGATTGGTTAACGATACACCAGAATGGAATCCCGGCTTGCTTTTTAGAGGATTTAATTCGCTACCGCTGCTTTTTTGA